The Gossypium arboreum isolate Shixiya-1 chromosome 6, ASM2569848v2, whole genome shotgun sequence DNA window CCTTAGCTCAATTTAATTTTtgctatttaattttaaaattttcaatctaAATTATAAAGCaagaaaatatttaaacataCTTCAACAAAGTTGTAATATTCTCATTTTGGACATTAGTTTTAAAAATATGGTTAAGGGAAAAAGTAAAAGAATTTACGGTTTTATctataacatatttttatttttaatagttatatataaagataaaattgtaattttatatagTGAGATGGAGCAAGCAATTATTACAACAGCTCCACAATTATTATAAAACTTTTTCCTACCACttctaaataaaaaataaataaaaaaatcactGCATTTGAAATAGGTTAATTTAGAATCCATAAGATAGTTCAAATTTTACCATTCCTATAAATATTACTCACGTACTTTCTTGATTTGCCCGACTGAATAATTGGCTTGCTCGACAAAAcaattgtgataattgtttgtcaATTAGTTTTGTATGACTGGTGAAAAATAAATACGTgatttcatttcattcaatttttataGACTAATAACTGAAAAAAtcgattaaattattaaaataaaataaataaaacttctTTGGTTCACTAGGAATGatattttgttgttttgatttatttttttaaagatttacttatttaaaaataaaagagaaaaagtacttgtaaattatttacataaaatttttaagagaAAAAGTACCATGAATTTATAAAATTGATATAATCTGAATCAATGTGTTGGCCTAAAGATCAATATATTTACTGTttctattataatttaattttaagtcACGCTAAACGTATTATTATTAGGATTTTGCTCTCCTttacaatttaaaaataataataatctctATGAATTCTTTCAtagttttttgttttgattaaaagaaaaacaaaagctaTCGATaatggaaaaaaattaatatgttaTTTATCTAGACTGTGTAACCAAATATTGTTATATTACCATTACATATAAAATAAAAGGCCCATCATGTAATAAATTTAATCACTTGCTCTAgaaaaaatagttttattaaattaatggtgtttaatataataatttatttcacctttcatttatttttcatctcCTTTTAACTCTTATATTTCTATTCTTTATCAAATCATTTTAAActagataaaaaaattaacatatgTGGCGTCCATATGTATGTCAcgttaacaattaattaattttaaaatataaaaattataattttacacttttaaatttttaaaaataattttaaataattaattaattattaacatAGCGATTTACGTGTATGACACATCAACAAAATTAATAAACTCtaactttttcatctattttgaaataatttaataaataatataaattaaataaaaactaaaataaattttttaaaaaattagaagGCCTTAAGTGATTATGGTTTTTCTTCTCACAGAACATGGGATGGTAAGCAACCTTTAAGTTGTCAGAGGCAGCTAAATGTTTCCAAATGATGTTTTCAACAACAACAATTACCatctcttttgttttcatcaagTCAAATTCAATGGTAAGCCCCGTTGTTGGTTTGCTTTATCTTTGTTCACATGTTGACAATTtccatttttaaatatttttttacattttaaattttatataaaataaacttATGATTTGTCAAATTTGGGTATGTTAATTTAGTCCAgttattttattttggttatttataaaataaacttttaataagtcgaaattaattcattaatcatGTATTTTATATTTGGGTAATTAATTGGTTAATTTAATTGGATTGGGTTATTTTATATTTGagtattatataatttttgggtTGGGTTTACATTTTGAGATTAGTTGAGTTGGTTTATATAGATATTGTGCTGCAGCTTTcgtatttaaagttattttagtttagtttttataGTATTTTAGAAGTTAATTTTAGCATTTAGGTtagttatattttataaatttcaaattaattatattttaatttaatttcgcttgctttttatcattttagagttACCTCGAGTttcttgtttttattattattattattattattattattattattatatattgtaggtcttagatcaagaacgaaaaaCTTGAAGTATAGAGCAAAAAGTGGTAAAGAAAAGTCTTTTACTTCACCGGAATTAATTCAGTACGGTGGAGCatgtttttaaatttagaaaatttgatagtaaGCACTCTGCTTTACGCAAGACGAAACCTTAAAAATAAAGGTAACGGAATTTAAGAAGAAAAACAGGAGGAAAAGAGCAAGAAATCAACTTGGAGGCTAAAGAAATACTCTCTCACATGAAgggaaatttcaagcttccaaagacaagaagaaaaagaaatttgAAACGCTTGACATAAATTCTTTAACTATTTTCTCTATAGATTATTTCTTGGGTGAGTATTTGGTACATTGacactatttttttttatttcataagcaACCTTAAAAATTGGCATgtctttttttaatatatatatatatatatatttaatattttattataccctTATAAGACACTTGTCAACCCCCGAATCCTACTTGTAGAGTTTAAAAATTTCACGAGCAATATACCAAATAATTTcccttatttctttttattttttattgatgCATGCTTGTTGTGAATATCTTTTTGTATTGTTTTCTCAACTCATTATGAACTGTAATAGGCCCAATTTAACTGGGCCCAAGACTAAATAAaaaaaaccaaaccaaaaataaataattaaactatCAAAAACTACAAAACAGGTTACAGGCCCAAATACCCAAATTACAAGCCTGAACTTAAAACCTACTGCCCAATTTTATAAAAcaaaaaccctaacccaaaaAATTACAAGCCCAATGGCCCAAAATGTTTAAACATTTTCAGTAAACAAAAAACCCTAGAGCCCCCGCGCCATTCCTCCTCTCATGCCGCTCGAGGTCTGCCACAGCACGCCCATCGCCCGAGGTGGCCTTTTTTGCaccaaaatagccaagtcccctCCGTTGACTCTCCAAAGACTAGCAAAAGAAGactaaaaaattcaaaaacaagaGCAGAGAAACTATAGCAAAAGAAAGCAAATAGTAACTAAACAGTGAATAAAGCAGTATAAAATCGGCTATAAAAAAGCCATGAATAATGTAATTTTTGGTTACAAAGAATTGAATAcaaaaaacaaagagaaaaaatACGAAAAATCAAGAATGAAAAAAGGttacctttttattattttttttctttgcgcattatttttgttatcattttaaaagaaataaacaaagagTTAAAAAAAAGAGCCAAAAGCTCACCTTTTCTTGCGTTTGCGCTGTCACGGGTGGCCGAGGTTGCCATCTCCGAGGAAAGGTGGTACATTTTCGAGATCGGGAGTCAAACAGCCAAAAAAAtggttattttttaaattttccgaCCACCGTGGACGGCGGCGCTGTCACCGGCGATCGGCGGCCACAATGGTGGCTTGATGGTCGGACAATGCCCGGAGATCGGAAAGAGGGGGAAGGAGTtgagagagtttttttttttttgagaaagaagagtaaaaatgagttttttttttttaaaattatttaaatgaaaatataaaacaaGATGCTGTTTTGAGCTAGGAATACAGACGCCAAAATGACGCTGTTTAAGGCCAACCCGCACGTGACCCGACCCGCTGCTAGGGGATCCGAGTGTTTTCATCTTTTGGGCTATTGACTCCcgtggtccttccgctttttctaCCCGTTTCAATTGgatcccttttttttctttaatttggcCCAATAATTTCgcttttatttcattttagtccctactgGAACTGTGCGTTTTGGAGGACAAGGATATTTACACATTTGGTCCCTCCCCGTtattcacgcgttacaacttgttCTTTTACCTTATTTTCATTCCTGATTTTCGTCCAAAATTCCGTTTAAACTTAATTTAGTCCTTTaggcatttattttattataatttaggcCCCAAACCTCCTTTTATTTTCAATTCCACCTTTAATCTATTTATCTTCAAATTTTGTATTATTTCAAActgtcttatttatttatttatttgtataattttaatctttaatcaatttttattaatgattcatttcttttatttacttacgTTCCTATCatttcttttattattgtttttagTATTTCAAATTGGCTCATTTTTTCTTTATGGtgtattcttttatatatatatattattattattccattttatctattatttattcacttgtttattattattatataattgtttataatcTCTTATTTACGCaaaatattactattattattatattgttttaATTCTTCTTTGTTACTTATTTATTCCTTTTTTTGATACTTTCATATCTATTATTTTTATCATTCATATCTATTATTTTTATCATGCATATTCcactttcttttattattatctttttttattatttaattaacattaaatttaattGATTATTGTCATTACTTATTTGTTGTCTCATTATTATAGATATATCGTCATTCCGCTTATTCGCGTTATCATTCTATTACTATTCCAATCATGTCGCGAGTTGTGTTTAAATATTCATTCTTTACACTATaatccaaataaaataaatatgcatAGTTTTAAACATTACTTGTGTATTTATTCAAAAACTTTtggaaataaaggcaatatttcgtgtttagaGCTTCGAGAAATTGTACCCTAACTCACGGAGTTTCGACTTTCTCATTGAACTcaaataaccgaatatccttttaaaatcaaaatacataagatttaaaaaaaataaaataaaggcaagctcattctcaaaggtttgtgttgtgtcctaacttacgaaaAGGATAATTTGCTACTTCGGGACGAGAAAGTCTTAAATGCACGTTTTGATTTATCCAAGCgattttaactaaaaataacattaataaagagggatcgtatttttaaattattttcaaatttttaacttTCAACTCTAAGACAcgaattaatcaattaggtaccaattttgggcgttacgagggtgttaaCCCTTCCTCTTGCGTAACCAACTCCCAAATCCATTTCTCTGAACTCCGTAGACCAAAAATcgttattttaataaatcaaacattttattaaaatgatcaaattacgaggtgatccgatcacacatcataaaaaaaattggtggcgactcccatttttcctttttttaaaataaaattcgatataaaaaaaatgatttcgacatgaactaaactttatttttttggaacaatgataaatattatttcttagttaattagttaatttcCTCATCAATTATTTCGATCATTGTCAATTGTTTATTCAATTCTATGCTTATTTAATCTGCTTGCCTGATCACCAAATTATATTAGTTTGATAATCTTATTGATTTATCCTAGAAAAGAGAATTTAATGTTGAGTCTAGATTGAATAGATTATGATTAATTTTAGTAGGATTGATGAAAAAGTTAATTTATAGCTAAGGTTGAGATGTTGATTTTCCCAGAAAAAGAGAATTTGATTTTCTACTAATTTGTAATGTTTTTCACTTGAAAATAAACCTCAACAGATATGAATATGAAATTTGGTGAAGCAGGACTTGGTCTTTACTTTAATCGAGAAGCAATCTCATCGTTCAGATCTGCAACAActcaaaattgattttttttttttttatataacccATATACATATTCGTCTTGACTTAGTTCGCTGATGTAAggaattctgaatggttcaaattTTACAGTCATTTACTTTTGATTAATCTGTATTGAAATGGACAAAAGACTAGAAGACAATTAATACACAAATCACCTGCTTAATTTGACAAAGCCAAAAAAGGGGAAAAACAATATTAGTGGTGGAAGGACTGCATTTCTTGTGTCACCAATATGAACCAAACATTTGTCCATAAAAAATGTTTAAAAGAAAACACACGATGAAACTTAAAATATTCATACCCCCCATGATATAAATTAACATTTTTTTTCCATCTTTAGAATTGAATATTATAATGAATGCTCACTACAGCTAATGCAAGTTATAAGAACAATGAATAAATGATTTCACTTCTCAACATAAAGAACAAATGAAAGCTAGAAAGTCAAGAAGACGATGATGAAGTTCTAATGGACGACAAGAAAGCAAATATAACAGCAGTTATAATAATCATAGGCCTCATCATTTTCATCATCGTTGCTCGTTTATCATTGAAACTTTCCAAGGCTTTCTTCCTTATTGTAGGGGCAGATATCGCAGTAATCCTTGCGGTATTTGTATGCCTTGTGATTAGAGGGCGTTATAATCACAGACGGAAATTGTTAGAGAAAAAACTGGTATCTGAAGGTCGCGAGCTTCGAATCGAGTACAGTTTTCTTCGAAAAGTTGCTGGTGTTCCAATCAAGTTTAGGCTTAAAGAGCTTGAGGATGCAACAGATGATTTTCAGGCACTGCTAGGCCAAGGTGCGTCGGCTTCGGTATTCAAGGGTATCCTTAGTGACGGTACTGCTGTCGCAGTGAAGCGAATCAATGGGGAAGAGCACGGGGAAAAGGAGTTTAGATCAGAAGTTGCAGCAATTGCTAGTGTGCAACATGTGAACCTTGTGCGTCTTCTAGGTTATTGTTGTCTTCCTAGAGGGCCTAGGTTCCTTGTTTATGAGTTCATCCCAAATGGTTCATTGGATCATTGGATCTTCCCCGGAAAGGGAACGAAAAACCGACCCGAAGGTTGCTTGTCATGGGATTTAAGATATAGGGTTGCCATTGATGTGGCTAAGGCACTTTCTTACCTACATCATGATTGCCGGTCAAGAATATTACACCTCGATCTCAAGCCAGAAAATATACTTCTCGACGAGAATTATAGGGCGATCGTAGCGGATTTCGGTCTTTCGAAGTTGATGGGAAAAGATGAGAGCCGGGTTATTACCACAATCAGGGGTACTAAAGGTTATTTGGCCCCGGAATGGCTCTTGGAACATGGTGTTTCGGAGAAATGTGATATTTATAGCTATGGGATGGTTCTTCTGGAGATGATTGGAGGCCAAAGGAATGTAACTCTGATTGAAAATGGCAGTGATAAATCTCAAAGGAAATGGCAGTATTTTCCTAAGATTGCGAGGGACAAACTTGGAGAAGGGAAGGTAATAGAAGTTGTTGATCATAGGCTAGTTGAAGTGGGAGCCATTGATGAGAGGCAAGTGAAAAGAGTGGTTCACGTAGCACTGTGGTGCATACAAGAGCGGGCAAAACTGAGGCCAACCATGGCACAAGTAGTTGAGATGCTTGAAGGGCGTGTACCGGTGGAGGAACCGCCGGATCCGCAAATGATCATGGTCGATTTTTTATCGATAGACGAAGAGGAGTCCGATTGTCATTTCAGGCCAAAAATTGCTGCAATGGGATCAAATGTTAACAGCTGCAACATTCCTTGCTCATCTTCATCCTCATTTGCAATGTCCATGCTATCAGGACGGTAGCTATTTCTTCCTATTACAGGGATTCGAGGTTCAacacaatatatataaaatttttcatatatttagaGTATCATAACTTACATCTGAATAATTACATCATACATGTAGTTATGTACTTCAAATAGAATTCTCCAAAGAAACAATATCAGTAATGCTATTTGATTTAACATAACATTCCTTTGCATTctgattttggtttttattttattttatttattttccatcCGAAACATGTTCATCTCTGAATAATGTAAAAATAGTATGTTTACTTGGTCACTTCCTTAAGCTAAGAAGAAGCTAATATATGAAAatgttattatataaataaaataagtataaatGGTAACTTCAATAAatgtaaaataaacaaataaaacgaTTGCCTAGATCCAACTTTTTCATATCCAATTTTTCATTGTAATTGATAAGTGGCTTTGTGTAAAGTTTTATTTGATTATTAACCTATTAGTTGGATATAATGTGTTGCTTTCaatgttgaaattttaaaaagacatgctaataaaatgaaaacaaaatgaGAACTTTATATTAGAATgaaattatttgttttttttcatagattttatcTTTCTTGAATTATTATATAGAAGGATACTTATCATTTAAGTTAAAAGTCAACTAGCTAAACTAATAATTATTAAAGAAGATAACATTGactttattataataattatataatatgttGAAGTTAACAACAGTAATAATTTACactttaaaatagtaaaatgtcATACGCCACGTTGCAAAGGTTAACGAGcctaaaatatgtaattgaaattTGAGTCACCTCTCAAAATGAATGTAATAATAATTTTACCCAGCTCTATCCGCATAAAGAGTGGTGTTAGTAGTGAGAGATCCTACAATGTCCCATAATTACTGGTAGGAAAAGCAGGGTTTACCATCAATCCTTGGTGCTTTCAGAGCGCCGCCGCTTTTACTTACCCTTTCCTGAAAGCTGATGAAGAAGTTTACCTTCCTAAGATAGGTAATGGATGCTAAGGTCCCTTAAAACCTCAATTGTTTTACCAACATTAGAAAGATCCAGCTTGTAGTAAATATcctcaaaatggtaaaaatgaaagACACGTTTTATCATATTAGGGTCGTCAATTCACAAGTTGCTTAAGTTATTATCCCTTTTATTCTATTCTGGCCCTTCGTTTTCACCAAATTCCAACCTTAATTTTTGAAGCCCTGTTGTTCTTCAAGGAGTCGAAGTTGATCCCTGATTTCTTTTTCAAGGGACCAAAAGCATGGAGAGTTAATACAAGACTGTGCATCTAGTAATAGATTTTCCAGTTCAATGAGATCACCAAAGACTTGTTTGTTCCATTTTCTTAGAGAAAAACTTGTAGTTTTAAGTTTACAAATCAATTTATAAGTTGAGGATCCTTTAACAATGGTATTCCAAGCAGTTTCAGTTACTTCCCTACATTGCGGGTGCAAGGCCCACTCCACATAGCTCAAACCAATAAGGTCTTGGTTGGTAGGGGAGCTTTCTATTAGTTGAAACTACCATAGGTCCATGACCAGAATGGATGATAGGTAGGTTAAGACTAATCTAGTCTATCGCAAATTTTTTTTCATGTAGTTTTGGTCGGCCATAAATGCAAGTAAGCCAAGTTTTGAAAGAGTGCTCCTCCAAGTagaaaaacatcaaatttttgttACTGGCAATTACGCTGCATTTAACAATTGTCCGCCACATAATCAGGGTACCACCATTACAATTGGTGATGAGCTCCAAACCTTTTTTTTCAACCATtctgtttctttttatttatttatttatttatttaaaagagatttttttattatttaattccagttttcatggatttatttaaacactaaaaataatatgaaaacatgTTATAATCCTTCAGTAACATTTCATCCAACAACTTCACCAAAATTTTAGACAGAGAAAGTTTTGGCATATATTGCTAATTTGGCCACAAATTTATCGGAGCaaaagaaaattgcctttgggtTTGGAGACAAAAAAAGTTATCATTATTTTTTTCCGTTGGTGTCTAAAGCCTTTGCTATTCGGAGTCTTCGAATCCAATCGACGTATTAGTGGAAAAGGTAAAATGCCTGAAACGCgaatgcctttttttttttttttcctttttgatatcatattttcccctgtttctcctttttcaatttttctttatGTAGAATAGAGTTCAATTTGCTAATTTATTCAACCAGTTAATTCTCAAAAACAGTGTATTTTTAAAGTTTCATTTTTGTTCCATCTtgggctttttattttatttttaatctttgTTTCATATGAATTTTCATCTAAtatattcttcttctttttttgtgtgtgtgtgaaaTGGATATCATCATTTATTTAGAGTTCAAATCCCATTTTCGTCAAAGGTTTTGAAATATATGTAATTTGGATTAGATAGAAAAGTCTTCTTTCGGATGGATTTGTTGCAACGTACCTATTTTTGGACAAGCTTTTATGTTGattctgatatatatatatatatatatatatatatgaatttagtgAAAATTAATCATTTTGCTAAATTAACCTTTGATGTGAAATAAATATCAGTCTGTTCTTTCGTAATTCTAG harbors:
- the LOC108486055 gene encoding probable receptor-like protein kinase At5g20050; amino-acid sequence: MDDKKANITAVIIIIGLIIFIIVARLSLKLSKAFFLIVGADIAVILAVFVCLVIRGRYNHRRKLLEKKLVSEGRELRIEYSFLRKVAGVPIKFRLKELEDATDDFQALLGQGASASVFKGILSDGTAVAVKRINGEEHGEKEFRSEVAAIASVQHVNLVRLLGYCCLPRGPRFLVYEFIPNGSLDHWIFPGKGTKNRPEGCLSWDLRYRVAIDVAKALSYLHHDCRSRILHLDLKPENILLDENYRAIVADFGLSKLMGKDESRVITTIRGTKGYLAPEWLLEHGVSEKCDIYSYGMVLLEMIGGQRNVTLIENGSDKSQRKWQYFPKIARDKLGEGKVIEVVDHRLVEVGAIDERQVKRVVHVALWCIQERAKLRPTMAQVVEMLEGRVPVEEPPDPQMIMVDFLSIDEEESDCHFRPKIAAMGSNVNSCNIPCSSSSSFAMSMLSGR